AATATGTTGCGCTTAAACCAACTATTAGAGGAGGAAGAAAAATGAGTTTAACATTAACCTTGGATTTTCAGTACACAACATCGGTGGAGAAGGCTTGGTCTGCTTTAACCGATTCTAGCAAACTAGCACAGTGGATCACAGAAAATGATTTTAAGCCTGTTGAGGGAGAACGATTTCAGTTTCGCCATCAGCCGTACGAGTATTGGGATGGAATCGTTGACGGCGAAGTACTTAGTGTAGAAGAACCTAACCACTTATCCTATTCTTGGGGTACCGGAGACGAGCGACAAACGGTCACTTGGAAGCTGCAGGATTTAGGGGACGGGAAGGTTAACCTTCATCTCGAACAAACAGGATTCTCAAATGCTGAAGGACTTGAAGGCGCTAAGTATGGCTGGAATGAATGGTTCAGTAAATTTGAACAG
This region of Bacillus horti genomic DNA includes:
- a CDS encoding SRPBCC family protein translates to MSLTLTLDFQYTTSVEKAWSALTDSSKLAQWITENDFKPVEGERFQFRHQPYEYWDGIVDGEVLSVEEPNHLSYSWGTGDERQTVTWKLQDLGDGKVNLHLEQTGFSNAEGLEGAKYGWNEWFSKFEQVL